In Erigeron canadensis isolate Cc75 chromosome 6, C_canadensis_v1, whole genome shotgun sequence, the following are encoded in one genomic region:
- the LOC122603695 gene encoding serine/threonine-protein kinase PCRK1-like, whose translation MMCFPFSSCEGKEETPISPTQLSTIQSLDSGSSHFNASGSETDYQSVPDRTTKLKKSKHPSFSRMPSNLKEFKLSELKAATKNFSLASKLGEGGFGSVYIGTIKNTRDSDKNLKVAVKQLGNRGFQGHKEWIAEVNVLGIVQHPNLVKLIGYCAEDHEKGIQRLLVYEYMHNRCVEYHLSSRSGTPLSWSTRLKVAQDTARGLAYLHEGMPFQIIFRDFKSSNILLDDQWNAKLSDFGLARLGPKDGHTHVTTAVVGTMGYSAPEYIQTGRLTSKNDVWSYGVFLYELITGRRPMDRNRPTGEQKLLEWVRPYLDDKNFRLIVDSKLEGKYPLKSALKLSLIANKCLSRDPKSRPKMSEVVEMVSRLLMVEPETVPRSPLAVAVPFDAIEVAMKADEDERRFNSVGNDVKLEDSAWFSRIWFWKPSLTC comes from the exons ATGATGTGCTTTCCGTTCTCTTCCTGCGAAGGTAAGGAGGAGACACCAATAAGTCCAACGCAACTGAGCACAATCCAGTCTTTAGATTCTGGTTCTTcccattttaatgcatctgggtCAGAGACAGACTACCAAAGTGTTCCTGATCGAaccacaaaattaaaaaaatccaaACATCCAAGTTTCTCAAGAATGCCAAGTAATCTAAAAGAGTTCAAACTTTCCGAGCTCAAAGCTGCTACCAAGAACTTTAGCCTGGCCTCAAAGCTTGGAGAGGGTGGATTCGGCTCTGTCTACATCGGTACAATCAAGAACACTCGGGATTCAGATAAAAATCTCAAAGTGGCTGTGAAACAGTTGGGGAACAGAGGATTTCAG GGGCACAAGGAGTGGATTGCAGAGGTGAATGTTCTTGGAATTGTTCAGCACCCAAATCTTGTTAAATTAATTGGCTATTGTGCGGAAGATCATGAAAAGGGAATTCAACGCCTTCTAGTATACGAATATATGCATAATAGGTGTGTAGAATATCATTTATCTAGTAGATCTGGGACACCACTCTCATGGTCCACAAGATTGAAAGTAGCTCAAGACACTGCTCGTGGCTTGGCGTACCTACATGAAGGAATGCCCTTCCAG ATTATCTTTCGAGATTTCAAATCTTCAAATATTCTTCTAGACGATCAATGGAATGCTAAGCTGTCAGATTTTGGATTGGCTCGGTTAGGTCCTAAAGATGGACATACCCATGTCACAACAGCC GTAGTAGGAACCATGGGGTATTCGGCTCCAGAATACATTCAAACAGGTCGTCTTACATCCAAGAATGATGTATGGAGCTATGGGGTCTTTCTTTATGAACTCATAACCGGTAGGCGTCCAATGGACCGAAACAGACCAACAGGGGAGCAGAAACTTCTAGAGTGGGTAAGACCATACCTAGATGACAAGAACTTCCGTCTCATAGTGGATAGTAAACTAGAAGGTAAATATCCACTTAAATCTGCACTAAAGCTGTCATTGATTGCAAACAAGTGTTTGTCTAGAGACCCCAAATCAAGACCAAAGATGAGTGAGGTTGTGGAAATGGTTAGCCGTCTCTTAATGGTTGAACCAGAAACCGTTCCTAGGTCACCTCTTGCAGTTGCTGTCCCATTTGATGCTATTGAAGTAGCTATGAAGGCAGATGAGGATGAAAGGAGGTTTAATAGCGTTGGAAATGATGTAAAACTTGAAGATTCTGCTTGGTTTTCTCGAATCTGGTTTTGGAAGCCCTCGTTAACTTGTTGA
- the LOC122604815 gene encoding OVARIAN TUMOR DOMAIN-containing deubiquitinating enzyme 10-like, with protein sequence MWDSSTSDGKWGLSLYDIEQFFSYGYYGDYGYQYHTNHDYNQQHAYNASCYQEDQYPGVNNEILVSLQNGISELSIADENQSSHAAAEEHQQDLYLVEHLQVPTDAEPDHPQVSSPVGQLETFTTNQDWNYGPSSLNYHYGSEGNERIKIDRPTTPCYIPENQSCNGKETFLEITDALEFNGEVRNRLHKVNPVSLISPKINGDIPSVDEVSSDHQRLQDRLDLHGLVESKVEGDGNCQFRALSEQLYHTPEDHKFVRDRVVMQLKIHQNMYEEYIPMPYPEYLKRISMIGEWGDHVTLQAAADSYGVKILVLTSFKDTIFIEILPKVLKSKRVIMLSYWAEVHYNSMYPKGEMPSSKNEKKKESKKKWWKFSMPQSCLY encoded by the exons ATGTGGGACTCATCAACATCTGATGGTAAATGGGGTCTTAGTTTATATGATATTGAGCAATTCTTCAGTTATGGTTATTATGGAGATTATGGTTATCAATATCATACGAATCACGACTATAATCAACAACATGCATATAACGCAAGTTGTTATCAAGAGGACCAGTATCCCGGTGTCAATAATGAGATACTAGTCTCTCTTCAAAATGGAATATCGGAACTCTCAATTGCAGATGAAAATCAATCATCACATGCAGCAGCAGAAGAGCACCAACAGGATCTGTATCTGGTAGAGCACCTGCAGGTACCAACAGATGCAGAACCGGATCACCCACAAGTATCTTCTCCAGTGGGGCAACTCGAAACGTTCACTACTAATCAAGATTGGAATTATGGTCCATCATCATTGAATTACCATTATG GTAGCGAAGGGAATGAAAGAATAAAGATAGATAGACCAACTACTCCATGCTATATCCCGGAAAACCAATCATGTAATGGGAAAGAGACCTTTCTAGAGATTACAGATGCACTGGAGTTTAATGGAGAAGTAAGAAACAGACTACATAAAGTTAACCCCGTCAGT CTTATTAGCCCCAAAATCAATGGAGATATACCTTCGGTTGATGAAGTATCTTCTGATCATCAGAGGCTGCAAGATAG ATTGGATTTACATGGACTCGTTGAATCCAAAGTTGAAGGAGATGGTAACTGTCAG TTTAGAGCGTTATCAGAACAATTATATCACACACCAGAGGATCACAAGTTCGTAAGAGATAGGGTTGTAATGCAG CTTAAGATACATCAAAATATGTACGAGGAATACATCCCAATGCCGTACCCTGAGTACTTGAAGCGGATTTCTAT GATAGGAGAGTGGGGAGATCATGTCACCTTGCAGGCAGCTGCAGATTCA TACGGTGTCAAAATCCTAGTGCTAACCTCTTTCAAAGATACTATTTTCATTGAGATTCTACCCAAGGTCCTGAAGTCTAAAAGAG TCATTATGTTGAGTTATTGGGCTGAAGTACACTACAACTCAATGTATCCTAAAGGAG AAATGCCTTCATCcaaaaatgagaagaaaaaggagagCAAGAAAAAGTGGTGGAAATTTAGCATGCCCCAGTCGTGCCTGTACTGA
- the LOC122605109 gene encoding pentatricopeptide repeat-containing protein At2g32630: MASKPLLSAAFKKSISKTLNPPNPDQITANLISKTLKSQSFNHTQFPLSPKIINLVLSNTQNPPELCLHFFNSIQTNNNFTLIDPYISLSCRLYKCKDFALAKEILNQLAINSNIEYPVKKITSFVDENYGNGFLGYGKVVYGKLFDTLFRVYAENKRFDESLEVFEYMKNNGFCKIDDRSCMVFLLAAKRCEKFELLSDFFRNMVDSGVRITVYSLTMAVSALCKVGENSKARELIDEMSSIGVKPNANTYNSLIDSYLMKSEFGEVEMTFDLMKREGVCFTVATYTLLIEFYSLLGKVEEAERAFREMLEKDIVADVYVYTSLISCNIKVGKMKRAFELFDELTDRGLVPSVHTYGVLINGVCKAGEMKAAEVLLLEMQSKDVDVNDYIVNTLMDGYCRKGNVDDAIKLQSLMETKGFEPSVISYNIIASGLSKANRLEEAKTLLFTMVEKGVALNRLTYTTLIDIFCKQGEFVEARRAFREMESKGVKPNVVTYNAFIDGYCKKGLLKEAYRIKKEMEGKGVMPDVYTFTCLIHGECIAGRLDDAMKLFNEIPQRGFVRNVITYTAMIFGLSKEGRSEEAFKLYDEMKSAGIKPDDTMYASLAESLHSVTA, from the coding sequence ATGGCAAGCAAACCCCTTTTATCAGCAGCTTTCAAAAAATCCatctctaaaaccctaaatccacCAAACCCAGATCAAATAACAGCCAATCTCATCTCTAAAACCCTAAAGTCTCAATCTTTCAATCACACTCAATTTCCTTTAAGCCCTAAAATCATAAATCTTGTTTTATCAAACACACAAAACCCACCTGAATTATGTTTACATTTCTTCAATTCCATTCAAACCAACAATAATTTTACTCTCATTGACCCATATATATCACTTTCTTGTCGTCTGTATAAATGTAAAGATTTTGCATTAGCTAAAGAAATATTGAATCAATTGGCTATAAATAGTAATATTGAATACCCTGTTAAAAAGATTACATCTTTTGTTGATGAGAATTATGGAAATGGGTTTCTTGGATATGGTAAAGTTGTTTATGGGAAGTTGTTTGATACTCTGTTTCGTGTTTACGCCGAAAACAAGAGGTTTGATGAGAGTTTGGAAGTGTTTGagtatatgaaaaataatggGTTTTGTAAGATTGATGATAGGTCTTGTATGGTGTTTTTACTTGCAGCTAAAAGATGTGAAAAGTTTGAGCTTTTATCGGATTTCTTTCGTAATATGGTTGATTCGGGAGTTAGGATAACGGTTTATTCGTTGACTATGGCGGTTTCTGCATTGTGTAAGGTTGGGGAGAATAGTAAAGCTAGGGAATTGATTGATGAAATGAGTAGTATAGGGGTTAAACCGAATGCAAATACTTATAATAGTTTGATTGATTCTTATCTAATGAAATCGGAGTTTGGGGAAGTAGAGATGACTTTTGATTTGATGAAGAGGGAGGGAGTTTGTTTTACGGTAGCAACTTATACGCTTTTAATTGAGTTTTATTCGTTGTTGGGTAAGGTTGAGGAAGCAGAGAGAGCGTTCCGTGAAATGCTTGAGAAAGATATAGTGGCTGATGTTTATGTGTATACTTCGTTAATTAGTTGTAATATTAAGGTAGGAAAGATGAAAAGGGCATTCGAGTTGTTTGACGAGTTGACTGATAGAGGGCTTGTCCCAAGTGTTCATACTTATGGAGTGTTGATTAACGGTGTATGCAAAGCAGGGGAGATGAAAGCTGCAGAAGTTTTGTTGCTTGAAATGCAAAGTAAAGACGTTGATGTGAATGATTATATAGTGAACACGTTGATGGACGGTTATTGTAGAAAAGGAAATGTTGATGACGCTATTAAGTTGCAGAGTTTGATGGAGACGAAAGGTTTTGAGCCTAGTGTCATTTCGTATAATATTATTGCTAGTGGTTTGAGTAAAGCGAACCGACTTGAGGAAGCTAAGACTTTGTTGTTTACAATGGTAGAGAAAGGTGTGGCTTTAAATAGGCTTACTTATACTACattgattgatatattttgtaaGCAAGGGGAATTTGTAGAAGCTAGACGGGCTTTTAGAGAGATGGAGAGCAAGGGAGTGAAACCGAATGTTGTGACATACAACGCTTTTATTGACGGCTATTGCAAAAAAGGGTTGTTGAAAGAAGCTTACAGGATAAAAAAGGAAATGGAAGGGAAAGGGGTGATGCCTGATGTTTACACATTCACTTGTTTAATACATGGGGAATGTATTGCTGGTAGACTAGATGATGCGATGAAGCTGTTCAATGAGATTCCTCAAAGAGGTTTTGTCCGAAATGTGATAACTTATACTGCTATGATTTTTGGCTTGTCAAAAGAAGGAAGGTCAGAAGAGGCATTTAAGTTGTATGATGAGATGAAAAGTGCAGGTATTAAACCTGATGATACCATGTATGCTTCCCTTGCCGAGAGTCTTCATAGCGTTACAGCTTAA
- the LOC122606311 gene encoding small polypeptide DEVIL 10-like — MEVEAESNIIRRNKNNNSRGGADDHEQDPAGNITFGKKCSHIAKKQRAKFYIVRRCIAMLVCWHEKEK, encoded by the coding sequence ATGGAGGTGGAGGCCGAAAGCAACATTATTCgaagaaacaaaaacaacaacagcCGTGGTGGTGCCGATGATCATGAGCAAGATCCGGCGGGCAACATAACATTTGGAAAGAAATGTAGCCATATAGCTAAGAAACAAAGAGCTAAATTCTATATAGTAAGGCGTTGCATAGCCATGCTTGTATGTTGGCacgagaaagaaaaataa